One region of Acidobacteriota bacterium genomic DNA includes:
- a CDS encoding dihydrodipicolinate synthase family protein, which produces MTKSDETKSKYQGIFVAACTPMNDDYSLDLPRIRTCIEYLVSGGLRTGTAVYVALGAGGEQMHLSTEERKAVAEAAVDASAGRLPVFVGISHQSTRTSVELARHAERIGADGLQVEPPWYFASTADDAFEYFCAISQSVSLGITAYNTFWTCGFDMDLRFVERLAGLENVVGLKWSSSSDSELVAVLSACKDRFNIVCNFHGAFVASSFILGARGYVSQAANFIPRTNLRILQALSAREYEEATHLYMASEEVYNRALAEVIRDGITGEGNFIKACMPLVGIPCGPARLPLRHPPSWFVDRVHGMIDSVGELRQAAS; this is translated from the coding sequence ATGACGAAGAGCGATGAGACCAAATCGAAGTATCAGGGAATTTTTGTCGCTGCCTGCACTCCCATGAACGATGACTATTCACTGGATCTTCCCAGGATCAGGACCTGCATCGAATATCTCGTCAGCGGAGGGTTGCGGACCGGAACGGCGGTGTATGTGGCCTTGGGAGCGGGCGGAGAGCAGATGCATCTGTCCACCGAGGAACGCAAGGCGGTTGCCGAGGCCGCCGTCGACGCTTCGGCCGGCCGGCTGCCTGTTTTCGTCGGAATCTCTCATCAGTCCACTCGAACTTCGGTGGAATTGGCCCGGCACGCCGAGAGAATCGGGGCAGACGGATTGCAGGTCGAGCCGCCCTGGTATTTTGCCAGCACGGCCGATGACGCCTTTGAATATTTCTGCGCCATCAGTCAATCCGTGAGCCTGGGAATTACGGCCTACAATACCTTCTGGACCTGCGGCTTCGACATGGACCTGAGATTTGTGGAGCGACTGGCCGGGCTGGAAAACGTGGTGGGGCTGAAATGGTCCAGCAGCAGTGACAGCGAGTTGGTGGCGGTGTTGTCCGCCTGTAAGGATCGGTTCAACATCGTCTGCAATTTTCACGGCGCCTTCGTGGCCTCGTCCTTTATCCTGGGTGCTCGGGGGTACGTGTCCCAAGCTGCCAACTTTATACCCAGGACCAACCTCAGAATCCTCCAGGCGCTGAGCGCCAGGGAATACGAGGAGGCGACTCATCTCTATATGGCGTCGGAAGAGGTGTACAATCGGGCTTTGGCTGAAGTGATCCGTGACGGGATCACGGGGGAGGGCAACTTTATCAAGGCCTGCATGCCGCTGGTCGGAATTCCCTGCGGTCCGGCCAGGTTGCCGTTGAGGCATCCGCCCTCCTGGTTTGTAGACCGGGTGCATGGGATGATCGATTCGGTGGGAGAACTGCGACAGGCTGCTTCCTGA
- a CDS encoding dihydrodipicolinate synthase family protein, producing the protein MDALKQEIRNSLTGPVASIRTPFLRDGQVDYAGLRRYVDFSIQAGSPTMLLTWGDSLYTLLTDDDIAEVTRVVCEQTAGRAMVVAAERNWGTPKLVEFARYARETGAGVLMVMPPDWAGSCTTSTLVDHYAAAAAELPVMIITATFVPRGEAFGLETLKRVRDEVPGVVAIKDDWCGEFGRKMALLVHDHWAVFSGGQKQNHLNLHPFGCDGYLSTFITFKPEVSHDYWKAIQTDDMAKAVEIIRNFDLPLFEFIMARQGAFDAWFHGMYEHYGLCGRWRRPPYYSLSDAEMEQLGDFLKKQRLL; encoded by the coding sequence ATGGATGCTCTCAAGCAGGAGATTCGAAACAGTCTGACCGGTCCGGTAGCTTCCATCCGGACCCCTTTTCTGCGGGATGGCCAAGTCGACTACGCCGGCCTGCGGCGCTATGTGGATTTTTCCATCCAGGCAGGCAGCCCGACCATGCTGCTGACCTGGGGGGACAGCCTGTATACCCTCCTGACCGATGACGATATCGCCGAAGTGACCCGGGTCGTCTGCGAGCAGACGGCAGGCCGGGCCATGGTGGTGGCGGCCGAAAGGAACTGGGGAACACCCAAGCTGGTGGAATTCGCCCGCTACGCCAGGGAGACCGGGGCCGGCGTCCTGATGGTGATGCCGCCCGACTGGGCCGGATCCTGCACCACCTCCACGCTGGTGGACCACTACGCGGCTGCTGCAGCCGAGCTGCCGGTAATGATCATCACGGCCACCTTCGTGCCTCGGGGAGAGGCCTTTGGCCTGGAGACGCTCAAACGGGTTCGGGACGAGGTGCCGGGAGTGGTGGCCATCAAGGACGACTGGTGCGGTGAGTTCGGCCGGAAGATGGCGCTGCTGGTCCACGACCACTGGGCCGTCTTTTCCGGCGGGCAGAAGCAGAATCACCTGAACCTTCATCCCTTCGGCTGTGACGGATACCTTTCAACCTTCATCACCTTCAAGCCCGAGGTGTCCCACGACTATTGGAAAGCCATCCAGACGGACGACATGGCCAAGGCCGTCGAAATCATCCGGAACTTCGATCTGCCCCTGTTCGAGTTCATCATGGCGCGGCAGGGAGCCTTTGACGCCTGGTTTCACGGGATGTACGAGCACTACGGCCTCTGCGGGCGCTGGAGAAGACCTCCCTACTACAGTCTCAGCGACGCCGAGATGGAGCAGTTGGGAGACTTCCTCAAGAAACAGCGATTGCTGTGA
- a CDS encoding D-2-hydroxyacid dehydrogenase produces the protein MAGNPPFLAVVSWLPRGLEQIESCVDGVRVVAGEDRDFLMEAFAQAEVAFVGAFDAGLLRVAKKLRWVHAGSGGVEGYMFPQMVESPITLTCSKPCFDSTGAEYALGMMLAFSRRLHVDLRHRPDREWEWSVPGTLRSRGQWPTELKGRTVGILGLGVMGSEIARVAKGFGMRVIAMARTRRTPPQTVDRLLGPTQMDELLTDSDFVVLSLPLTPETRGVIGERELGTMRDSACFIDVSGRPALYDLEAVRRALVERRIAGAALQLDVPAPDSALWEVENLLMSFHRVVTREEYQRCVELFCENLQRYCQGQSLLGLVDKSAGY, from the coding sequence TTGGCGGGAAACCCCCCTTTCCTGGCGGTGGTCAGTTGGCTCCCCCGGGGCTTGGAGCAAATCGAAAGCTGCGTGGACGGCGTCCGGGTGGTTGCCGGCGAGGACCGCGACTTTCTGATGGAGGCCTTCGCCCAGGCCGAGGTAGCCTTTGTGGGGGCTTTCGACGCCGGACTCCTGCGGGTGGCCAAGAAACTCCGCTGGGTCCACGCGGGCTCGGGCGGAGTGGAAGGCTACATGTTTCCGCAAATGGTGGAGAGTCCCATTACCCTGACCTGCTCCAAGCCCTGCTTCGATTCGACCGGGGCCGAGTACGCCTTGGGAATGATGCTGGCATTCAGCCGCCGACTGCATGTCGATTTGAGGCACAGACCGGACCGGGAGTGGGAATGGTCGGTTCCGGGAACCCTGCGCTCTCGAGGCCAATGGCCCACCGAGCTGAAGGGCAGGACAGTCGGCATTCTGGGTCTGGGCGTGATGGGATCGGAAATCGCCCGGGTGGCCAAGGGTTTCGGCATGCGCGTGATCGCAATGGCCAGAACGCGGCGAACCCCTCCGCAAACCGTGGACCGGTTGCTGGGCCCGACTCAAATGGACGAGCTGCTGACAGACTCGGATTTCGTGGTTCTGAGCCTTCCGCTCACCCCCGAGACCAGGGGAGTGATCGGCGAGCGGGAGCTGGGGACGATGAGAGACAGCGCCTGCTTCATCGATGTTTCCGGGAGGCCGGCGCTTTACGACCTGGAAGCCGTTCGGCGGGCTCTGGTGGAAAGGCGCATCGCCGGAGCCGCCCTGCAACTGGATGTGCCGGCTCCCGATTCGGCGCTGTGGGAGGTCGAAAACCTGCTGATGTCATTCCACCGCGTCGTCACACGCGAGGAATACCAGCGTTGCGTGGAGCTGTTTTGCGAGAACCTGCAGCGCTACTGCCAGGGCCAATCCCTGCTGGGACTGGTGGACAAGTCGGCAGGCTATTAG
- a CDS encoding mandelate racemase/muconate lactonizing enzyme family protein: MKITDIRVRGGRLSSLTFVEVDTDEGLIGIGVTGSPSWIIGPIVLDRQGGLSRFLLGRDPLEPGRHWVRMFRDWQALRGRGGEGGMAVNAMGAVDMALWDLAGKALNQPVCKLLGGTVQSRVMAYASGTAFDPDSLDGKGPPRLKSPEQLAAESASLVRRGFRAVKFGWGNHFRTEDEERLAAIRQAIGPETRLMLDFGCPAYWTPGWNVKEAIRAIRFLEAFDLYFLEEPMPPFDVDGYAALTRAVEVKIASGESLGTTHEFRHYIDHRALDVVQPDAAQMGITQCHYVARRAEEAGLLCVPHSPWSATVVAAHLQILSTVTNGAMVEYPGWEALREKSTSAHLITRMAHEEIIEWPLKLSDGYLQLPESPGLGLGNYVPEALSRMEKLAAQGE, translated from the coding sequence ATGAAGATTACCGACATCCGTGTCCGTGGCGGCCGCCTTTCCAGCTTGACCTTCGTCGAGGTGGACACCGACGAAGGCCTGATCGGAATCGGCGTCACCGGCTCCCCCTCCTGGATTATCGGGCCCATCGTGCTGGACCGCCAGGGAGGCTTGAGCCGTTTTCTGCTTGGCCGGGATCCGCTGGAACCCGGCCGCCACTGGGTGCGCATGTTCCGGGACTGGCAGGCACTCAGGGGGCGCGGCGGCGAGGGTGGCATGGCCGTCAACGCCATGGGCGCCGTCGACATGGCTCTTTGGGATCTGGCCGGTAAGGCCCTGAACCAACCGGTCTGCAAGCTGCTGGGAGGAACGGTGCAGAGCCGGGTCATGGCCTATGCCAGCGGCACGGCCTTCGATCCCGACTCCCTGGACGGTAAGGGCCCTCCCCGGCTGAAGTCCCCCGAACAGTTGGCAGCGGAAAGCGCGTCCCTTGTCCGGCGGGGGTTCCGGGCCGTCAAGTTCGGATGGGGCAACCACTTCCGCACCGAGGATGAAGAGAGGCTGGCCGCCATCCGCCAGGCCATCGGGCCGGAGACCCGCCTGATGCTCGACTTCGGCTGTCCGGCCTATTGGACCCCCGGCTGGAACGTCAAGGAAGCCATTCGAGCCATCCGCTTTCTGGAAGCCTTCGACCTCTACTTCCTGGAGGAGCCCATGCCCCCATTCGACGTGGACGGCTACGCTGCGCTGACCCGGGCCGTCGAGGTCAAGATCGCTTCCGGGGAAAGTCTCGGCACCACCCATGAGTTCCGGCACTACATCGACCACAGGGCGCTGGACGTCGTCCAGCCCGACGCCGCCCAGATGGGGATTACCCAGTGTCACTACGTCGCCCGGCGGGCCGAGGAAGCCGGCCTGCTCTGTGTCCCCCACAGCCCCTGGTCGGCCACGGTGGTGGCCGCACACCTCCAGATTCTCTCCACCGTGACCAACGGAGCCATGGTGGAATATCCCGGCTGGGAGGCCCTGCGGGAAAAGTCGACGTCGGCTCACCTGATCACCAGGATGGCCCACGAGGAAATTATTGAATGGCCCCTGAAGCTGAGCGACGGTTACCTCCAACTTCCGGAAAGTCCGGGCCTGGGATTGGGCAACTACGTCCCGGAAGCGCTTTCGCGGATGGAAAAGCTGGCGGCACAAGGAGAATGA
- a CDS encoding sugar phosphate isomerase/epimerase: protein MSNISYSTVGFRDRDVEAALDGVAAAGFTQTEVLGQEPHLAVPPTGKALADFRTRLAARGLRARTVHAPLTRNVLGAPEENWRLEVVEILASYLRLAAALEATEVIIHPVPNPIFVPEGDDPEVARRIADAVPRSLDRLVPVAESEGVRMLLENLPYSCGYPYLGMQELRPLVDSYPEEQLGLVIDTGHAWTMKRDPSREIELAGSRLRGTHLQDVDYDEPNDNHWVPTQGGLDWSAIRKALASVGYPGPWTFEVARGTQGETPDQLAHMTRQVARSWGL from the coding sequence ATGAGCAACATCAGCTATAGCACAGTAGGGTTTAGAGACCGGGACGTGGAGGCTGCCCTGGACGGGGTCGCCGCCGCGGGGTTCACCCAAACCGAAGTCTTGGGGCAAGAGCCTCACCTGGCAGTCCCTCCCACCGGCAAGGCCTTGGCGGACTTTCGAACCCGTCTGGCGGCCCGAGGGCTTCGGGCCAGAACGGTTCATGCTCCATTGACCCGTAACGTCCTGGGAGCCCCCGAGGAGAACTGGCGCCTGGAAGTGGTCGAGATATTGGCCAGCTACCTTCGCCTGGCCGCCGCGCTGGAGGCCACCGAGGTCATTATTCATCCGGTTCCCAACCCTATTTTCGTTCCCGAGGGCGATGATCCCGAAGTGGCCAGACGCATCGCCGACGCGGTTCCAAGGTCCCTGGATCGACTGGTTCCGGTCGCCGAGAGCGAGGGTGTCCGCATGCTGCTGGAAAACCTGCCCTACTCCTGCGGCTATCCCTACCTCGGCATGCAGGAATTGCGGCCCCTGGTTGACAGTTACCCCGAGGAGCAGCTGGGGCTGGTGATCGATACCGGACACGCCTGGACCATGAAGCGGGATCCCTCGCGGGAGATCGAGCTCGCCGGGTCCCGACTCCGGGGAACCCACCTGCAGGACGTCGACTACGACGAACCCAACGACAACCACTGGGTCCCAACCCAGGGAGGGCTGGACTGGTCGGCCATCCGCAAGGCGCTGGCCTCGGTCGGATATCCCGGTCCCTGGACCTTTGAAGTCGCCCGGGGAACACAAGGGGAAACTCCTGACCAGTTAGCGCACATGACCCGCCAGGTGGCACGCTCCTGGGGCCTGTAA
- a CDS encoding PQQ-binding-like beta-propeller repeat protein gives MKTILRLSVALLCCAVEFAQSDSWPQFRGPNASGVASGSHKLPASIGPDRNLLWRVPLPPGHSSPVVHGDRVFVTGVEGESLLTLGLHRDTGEVLWKVEAEYGKLEEIHRDGSHAQSSPATDGERIVSFFGSGGLFCYDRNGKLLWRRPMGPFKNGFGAASSPIIVGDRVVLNQDHDVDSFLMALDKSSGKTLWKTGRPEFPRGFSTPVSLKVNGRKQIVVSGTLRIAAYDPDTGKEIWTVRGLSRIVNTTPVIGEGGVVFSATWSPGADPGEREKLQPFSEVVSQLDRNRNGLLEFEELPEGSLKARFNQFDRDKDDRLTKAEYDGMKHIFETVQNVALAIRPGGSGDVTKSHVLWRQDRYLPYVPSPIHYRGYLFWVKRGGIVASLDPESGKTLKVGRVAGQSRYFSSPVAGDGKIYLLSEKGELSVISAEPQWRQLSQADLQEEAYATPAISGGRIYLRTSRHLYCFGLPAGVAGVQR, from the coding sequence GTGAAAACAATTTTGCGCCTGTCGGTGGCCTTGCTTTGCTGCGCGGTTGAATTCGCGCAATCGGATTCGTGGCCCCAGTTTCGCGGTCCCAATGCTTCCGGCGTGGCCTCGGGATCCCACAAGCTGCCCGCCTCCATTGGACCCGATCGAAACCTCCTCTGGAGGGTTCCCCTCCCACCGGGGCACTCTTCCCCGGTGGTCCACGGCGATCGCGTCTTTGTCACGGGAGTCGAGGGTGAATCGCTCCTTACCCTGGGATTGCACCGGGATACCGGGGAGGTGCTGTGGAAGGTCGAAGCGGAGTACGGAAAGCTGGAGGAGATTCACCGTGACGGAAGCCACGCCCAGTCCAGCCCGGCCACGGACGGGGAGCGGATCGTCAGCTTCTTTGGGTCGGGGGGCCTCTTTTGCTACGACAGGAACGGCAAGTTATTGTGGCGGCGCCCGATGGGTCCTTTCAAAAATGGATTCGGCGCCGCCAGTTCGCCCATCATCGTGGGTGACCGCGTGGTGTTGAACCAGGATCATGACGTCGACTCGTTTCTCATGGCCCTGGATAAGAGCAGCGGCAAGACGCTCTGGAAGACCGGACGCCCGGAGTTTCCCCGGGGGTTTTCGACCCCGGTGAGTCTGAAGGTGAACGGAAGGAAACAGATCGTGGTTTCCGGGACCCTGCGAATCGCGGCATACGATCCGGATACCGGGAAAGAGATATGGACCGTACGAGGCCTCTCCCGCATCGTCAACACCACGCCGGTGATCGGCGAGGGAGGCGTTGTCTTCAGCGCCACCTGGTCCCCGGGAGCCGATCCGGGAGAACGGGAAAAACTCCAACCCTTCTCGGAGGTTGTCAGTCAATTGGACCGAAACCGGAACGGTCTCCTGGAATTTGAAGAGTTGCCGGAGGGATCGCTCAAGGCGCGCTTCAACCAGTTCGACCGGGACAAGGACGACCGGCTCACCAAGGCCGAATACGATGGGATGAAGCACATTTTCGAGACGGTGCAGAATGTGGCTCTGGCCATCCGTCCGGGCGGGTCCGGCGACGTCACAAAGTCCCATGTGCTTTGGCGGCAGGACCGCTACCTGCCCTATGTCCCCTCTCCTATCCACTACAGGGGTTACCTTTTCTGGGTGAAGCGGGGGGGCATCGTGGCCAGCCTGGACCCGGAATCGGGGAAGACCCTGAAGGTGGGTCGTGTTGCCGGGCAATCCCGGTATTTCAGTTCTCCGGTTGCGGGAGACGGCAAGATTTACCTGCTCAGCGAGAAGGGCGAGTTGAGCGTGATCAGCGCCGAGCCCCAATGGCGGCAGTTGTCCCAGGCCGATTTACAGGAGGAAGCCTACGCCACGCCTGCCATTTCCGGGGGGCGCATCTACCTGCGGACCAGCCGGCACCTCTACTGTTTCGGCCTGCCGGCGGGTGTGGCAGGCGTTCAACGCTAG